A window of Bacillota bacterium contains these coding sequences:
- a CDS encoding class I mannose-6-phosphate isomerase — MYPLLFEPIYKEKIWGGDALEALFDRKLPSRRVGESWEIAAHSHGQSVVSNGPLAGTKLADLIQNRRREIMGDTPLGDDGQFPLLVKLLDCNDWLSVQVHPDDDYARQYAQGELGKTETWIVLATQPGAKIVYGTKPGTTREQFAEAIAKGTVEELLQLVEVQVGEVYSVPAGTLHALGRGVVVAEIQQNSDTVYRVYDWNRLGDDGQPRELHVKQALEVIDFQQVVPAPEERVKGDSALIETTSQYQRSLLDANDKYVIEGIELKGQWRVEPENRMEIFVLIDGQCTMSGGGEEVKLRSGTSVLVPAAVKDLTIEGAGLWLRTFVPTQE; from the coding sequence TTGTATCCATTACTGTTTGAACCGATATACAAAGAAAAGATCTGGGGCGGCGACGCCCTGGAAGCTTTGTTTGACCGCAAGCTTCCCTCCCGAAGGGTAGGGGAGAGTTGGGAGATTGCCGCCCATTCCCATGGGCAATCGGTGGTGAGCAACGGCCCCTTGGCTGGGACAAAATTGGCGGATCTGATTCAGAACCGCCGCCGAGAGATCATGGGGGATACTCCCCTGGGTGACGATGGGCAATTCCCGCTGTTGGTGAAATTGCTGGACTGCAACGATTGGCTGTCCGTTCAGGTTCACCCCGATGATGACTATGCCCGCCAATATGCCCAGGGTGAACTGGGCAAAACCGAGACTTGGATCGTACTGGCCACCCAGCCGGGAGCCAAGATCGTCTACGGGACAAAGCCCGGCACCACCCGGGAACAGTTCGCCGAGGCCATCGCCAAGGGCACGGTGGAGGAGCTCCTGCAGCTGGTGGAAGTTCAGGTGGGTGAAGTCTACTCTGTGCCTGCCGGCACCTTACACGCCCTGGGCAGGGGAGTGGTGGTGGCGGAGATTCAGCAGAACTCCGACACGGTGTATCGGGTGTATGATTGGAATCGCTTGGGGGATGATGGCCAACCTCGCGAGCTCCACGTGAAGCAGGCCCTGGAGGTAATCGATTTCCAGCAGGTGGTACCGGCACCGGAGGAAAGGGTCAAGGGCGACAGCGCCCTGATCGAGACTACTTCCCAGTATCAACGCTCTCTGCTGGATGCCAATGATAAGTACGTCATCGAAGGAATCGAGTTGAAGGGTCAGTGGCGGGTGGAGCCGGAGAATCGGATGGAGATCTTTGTCCTCATCGATGGCCAGTGCACCATGTCCGGCGGTGGGGAAGAGGTGAAATTGCGCTCGGGAACCAGTGTCCTAGTCCCCGCAGCCGTCAAGGATCTGACCATCGAGGGTGCCGGCCTGTGGCTGCGCACCTTTGTGCCAACCCAGGAATAA
- a CDS encoding VOC family protein, translated as MISGIGHVAIRCSDLAESLRFYTEVLGLRKAFELTRDDGSVWLVYLQISKDVFIELFPGGKDANEITGSSIGFTHLCLQVDDMQATLAHLAAKGLDVGEPTMGADGNWQYWIKDPDGVPIELMQIMPDSMQRRHSRF; from the coding sequence GTGATTAGTGGAATCGGGCATGTGGCAATTCGGTGTAGCGATTTGGCAGAGTCCCTTCGGTTTTACACAGAAGTGTTGGGGTTGCGGAAGGCCTTTGAACTGACCCGTGACGATGGCAGTGTGTGGCTGGTGTACTTGCAGATCAGCAAGGATGTGTTCATCGAACTCTTTCCTGGGGGAAAGGATGCTAATGAGATCACCGGTTCCAGTATTGGGTTCACCCACCTCTGTTTGCAGGTGGATGATATGCAGGCCACCTTGGCTCACTTGGCAGCCAAGGGCCTTGACGTTGGTGAACCCACTATGGGGGCGGATGGAAATTGGCAGTATTGGATCAAAGACCCCGATGGGGTGCCCATTGAGCTGATGCAGATTATGCCGGATTCCATGCAACGCCGCCACAGCCGGTTTTAG
- a CDS encoding methylated-DNA--[protein]-cysteine S-methyltransferase — MSSDNLVLSPIHWTVAEFHQWRFYLAATQRGLCSSQVAIYEQEFLFQLQRRYPDCELVPAADPLEEYIQQLAQYFAGVRQRFEVPMDVTGTDFQRATWQALQEIPYGETRSYGEVARSIGRPQAARAVGGACNRNPLLVFIPCHRVVGRDGRLVGFGGGLELKRALLHLEERREGAGNFSRG; from the coding sequence ATGAGTAGTGATAACTTAGTCCTTAGCCCAATTCATTGGACCGTGGCTGAATTTCACCAATGGAGATTCTATCTAGCTGCCACCCAGCGGGGGCTTTGCTCTAGTCAGGTGGCCATCTATGAGCAGGAGTTCTTGTTCCAGCTGCAGCGTCGGTATCCCGACTGTGAACTGGTCCCTGCAGCGGATCCGTTGGAGGAGTATATCCAGCAATTGGCGCAGTACTTTGCCGGGGTCCGGCAGCGGTTTGAGGTGCCGATGGATGTCACCGGAACGGACTTTCAACGGGCTACTTGGCAGGCCTTGCAGGAAATTCCCTATGGTGAGACGAGAAGTTACGGTGAGGTTGCTCGGAGTATCGGACGGCCCCAAGCAGCTCGGGCAGTGGGGGGAGCCTGTAACCGCAATCCCCTGCTGGTGTTCATTCCCTGTCATCGGGTGGTGGGACGGGATGGCCGCTTAGTGGGCTTTGGTGGTGGGCTGGAGCTGAAGCGGGCTTTGCTTCACCTGGAAGAGCGGAGAGAAGGGGCGGGGAACTTTAGCCGGGGTTAA
- a CDS encoding Gfo/Idh/MocA family oxidoreductase yields the protein MNVSLRICLVGYGGIGKVHAYGYRNLHLYYDLPRPQLVGVVARTESSRRQAIADHDFLWSHEDYQAAIIAEDVDIVDCCAPNHLHYPIAKLALDSRKAIYCEKPLALTLTEAAELAQQAQNSGVPHQIAFNYRFVPAVLTARELVRQGKLGKIVQFRGAYYHSGYWDRNRPLTWRMQKEFSGGGALYDLGSHIIDMIRFVTGDEYSSVSATLHTEIKTRPLPEGGVGEVDVDDVAILQVKTHSGALGTIEASRLATGTEDDLSFEIYGEKGALRFHLMEPNWLDWFDGAQPGAPLSQAKGFTRLAASSRYPKPAKFPAGRSPMGWLQTHVASQADFIQRCLGQEALGATFVDGLQVQRVLTAAQESDATRAWVAVDSLS from the coding sequence ATGAACGTAAGTTTGCGAATCTGCCTCGTTGGATATGGCGGAATCGGCAAAGTCCATGCCTATGGGTACCGCAATCTCCATCTGTACTATGACCTTCCCCGTCCACAGCTGGTGGGAGTGGTAGCCAGAACAGAGTCCAGTCGCCGGCAAGCAATAGCTGATCACGACTTTCTTTGGAGCCACGAGGATTACCAGGCAGCCATCATCGCCGAGGATGTGGATATCGTCGACTGTTGCGCTCCAAATCATCTCCATTACCCCATAGCCAAGTTGGCCCTGGACTCCCGCAAGGCCATCTACTGTGAAAAGCCCTTGGCCCTAACCCTGACGGAGGCCGCGGAGCTAGCCCAGCAGGCCCAAAATTCCGGGGTACCCCACCAGATTGCCTTCAACTACCGCTTTGTTCCCGCGGTATTGACGGCCCGGGAACTGGTTCGCCAGGGCAAGTTAGGAAAGATTGTCCAATTTCGGGGTGCCTATTACCACAGTGGGTACTGGGATCGAAACCGCCCCCTAACCTGGCGCATGCAGAAGGAATTCTCGGGAGGAGGGGCCCTTTACGACCTGGGATCCCACATTATCGACATGATTCGATTTGTCACCGGCGACGAGTACAGCTCGGTGTCCGCAACTTTACATACAGAAATCAAGACCAGACCCCTGCCTGAGGGCGGGGTGGGAGAAGTGGACGTCGATGATGTGGCGATCCTCCAAGTAAAGACCCACTCCGGTGCCCTGGGCACCATTGAAGCCTCCCGGCTGGCCACGGGAACGGAGGACGATCTCAGCTTTGAAATCTACGGCGAGAAGGGAGCACTTCGGTTCCACCTGATGGAGCCCAATTGGCTGGATTGGTTCGATGGAGCTCAGCCCGGAGCACCCCTCAGCCAGGCAAAGGGCTTTACCCGTTTGGCCGCCAGCAGCCGCTATCCCAAACCGGCTAAGTTCCCCGCCGGCCGCTCACCAATGGGATGGCTGCAAACCCATGTCGCCAGTCAGGCGGACTTCATCCAAAGATGCCTGGGACAAGAAGCTTTGGGAGCAACCTTTGTCGATGGGCTGCAGGTCCAAAGGGTACTGACGGCAGCCCAAGAGTCCGATGCCACCCGGGCTTGGGTTGCTGTAGATTCGCTGTCCTAA
- a CDS encoding nitroreductase family protein: MTKDVIACIEERRSIRQLGGEVDDATIARLLESAVLAPSAGNQQPWFFYVVKNLEIKEQLVEAALGQRFLMDAPVVIVVCVDPEVSAARYGDRGRELYCIQDAAAAAQNILLTATAYGLGTTWVGAFSEERVAAALNLPSNHRPLTLIPVGVPQGEPKARPRKNLDDLVQVIE; this comes from the coding sequence TTGACTAAGGATGTTATCGCATGTATTGAGGAACGACGGAGTATCCGCCAATTAGGCGGAGAGGTTGACGATGCTACCATCGCCAGGCTGCTGGAGTCGGCAGTCTTGGCCCCCAGTGCCGGGAATCAACAGCCGTGGTTTTTCTACGTGGTTAAGAATCTGGAGATCAAGGAGCAGTTGGTTGAGGCTGCTCTGGGGCAACGCTTCCTAATGGATGCACCGGTTGTCATTGTGGTCTGTGTCGATCCCGAGGTGTCTGCGGCCAGGTACGGCGACCGAGGCCGGGAGTTGTACTGTATCCAGGATGCAGCGGCCGCTGCTCAGAACATACTATTGACCGCGACGGCCTATGGATTGGGCACCACTTGGGTAGGAGCCTTCTCGGAGGAAAGGGTGGCCGCGGCTTTGAACTTACCATCCAACCATCGGCCCCTAACCCTGATTCCCGTCGGAGTGCCCCAGGGTGAACCTAAGGCCAGACCACGGAAAAATCTAGACGATCTTGTGCAAGTAATCGAGTAG
- a CDS encoding MFS transporter, with the protein MAVVVNKKLQRRLLRRNTRFSFLDGMWFNVMMGATIPYMGVYMLRLGGTKGMVGGITSLPPFVSLLSVLLAASLVERYVPRLPLINKLNFTYRSLFLVVALIPLLPAEIRPTALLLMWGLIYIPWSMASVAWTPMMSTIVPEEERGRFFGNRNTAGGLVALVSTFIAGQVLERVPFLTAFSGVFFVSFIAVMVSQYYVMKQREPIEIIPGDPPAPISFQGRIKRVFSHREKGKLFAFYCAGILIFHFGLSFGWPLYPVRQVEELGLSNGVIGLLSTVGSAAALFGHFFGGRIIQRWGYFRLLLVTTLGSVISPLIWTFFSSPWMLAVANIFGQIFSAGYFLCQFSIVMEIAPEEHLSDYTVLNSATANLAAALGPLAGTAVVQTIGVGTSVGFVLSSAIMFLGVAMITRMLKVEKMQRMAVPAAEALSTESMVESL; encoded by the coding sequence ATGGCAGTGGTAGTAAACAAGAAGTTGCAGCGGCGATTGCTGCGGAGAAATACCCGGTTCTCCTTCCTCGACGGAATGTGGTTCAACGTCATGATGGGAGCTACCATTCCCTATATGGGTGTCTACATGCTGCGTCTTGGCGGAACCAAGGGGATGGTGGGTGGGATCACGTCGCTTCCCCCCTTCGTCAGTTTGTTGTCGGTTCTTCTGGCTGCTTCCTTGGTGGAGCGATATGTTCCCAGGCTACCGCTGATCAACAAACTGAACTTTACCTATCGCAGCCTTTTCCTGGTTGTGGCCCTGATTCCCCTGTTGCCTGCAGAGATCAGGCCAACGGCGCTGCTGTTGATGTGGGGATTGATCTACATCCCGTGGTCAATGGCATCGGTAGCTTGGACTCCAATGATGAGCACCATTGTTCCCGAAGAGGAGCGGGGGCGATTCTTTGGCAATCGGAACACCGCCGGAGGGTTAGTGGCCCTAGTATCCACCTTTATCGCGGGGCAGGTACTGGAGCGGGTTCCCTTTCTTACCGCCTTTAGCGGTGTTTTCTTCGTCTCTTTTATCGCGGTGATGGTGTCCCAGTACTATGTCATGAAGCAGCGGGAGCCCATTGAGATTATTCCCGGAGATCCGCCGGCGCCCATTTCTTTCCAGGGACGGATTAAGCGGGTATTCTCCCATCGGGAGAAGGGCAAGCTCTTTGCCTTTTATTGTGCCGGGATTTTGATCTTTCACTTTGGTTTGAGTTTCGGTTGGCCCCTGTACCCCGTTCGCCAAGTTGAGGAACTGGGTTTGAGTAATGGGGTAATTGGTCTGCTTTCCACCGTTGGCAGTGCCGCAGCCCTTTTCGGTCATTTTTTTGGAGGTCGCATTATTCAGCGGTGGGGATACTTCCGGTTATTGTTAGTGACCACCTTAGGTTCCGTAATCTCACCTTTGATCTGGACCTTTTTCTCCTCGCCCTGGATGTTGGCGGTAGCCAACATTTTTGGACAGATCTTTTCCGCGGGATACTTCCTGTGTCAGTTTAGTATTGTGATGGAGATCGCTCCCGAGGAACATCTCTCCGACTATACCGTGCTCAACAGCGCCACGGCCAATCTAGCCGCGGCCTTGGGACCCTTGGCGGGAACCGCGGTGGTGCAAACCATAGGTGTTGGCACCAGCGTTGGCTTTGTCCTTTCCTCGGCGATTATGTTTCTGGGAGTAGCGATGATTACTCGCATGCTGAAGGTAGAGAAGATGCAAAGAATGGCAGTGCCGGCAGCGGAGGCGCTGTCGACGGAGTCGATGGTGGAATCCCTTTGA
- a CDS encoding iron-containing alcohol dehydrogenase, whose protein sequence is MRDNAQLVSRLGKKALLVTGRSSAKLSGAWDDVVAVLTDAGIEYEAFTEVEPNPSLANVTAGGNRAREYQPDFIIAIGGGSPLDAAKAIATLAVNDIPADELFSNQFAQRPLPIVAIPTTAGTGSEVTPYSILTDPKQETKRSFSVPEVFPVIAFLDYRYTMGLPVSVTINTGVDALSHLVEGYLSLRATDFSSLLAQRGIELWAQCIPALKAREFSAEVRDKLLVASTLGGFTISHTGTTLVHALGYSLTYYHGLPHGHANGVLMGEYLRFTAQSTPDRVEKVLGWLGLGSVDGFIALMDQLLETKLELSEAEIGQYAQKAMKTRNISFSQGQPTEEDLRQILSASCR, encoded by the coding sequence GTGCGTGACAATGCACAACTGGTGTCCCGTTTAGGTAAGAAGGCCCTGTTGGTAACGGGCAGATCCTCCGCCAAACTCAGTGGTGCTTGGGATGATGTCGTGGCGGTCTTGACCGACGCGGGGATCGAATACGAAGCCTTCACCGAGGTAGAACCCAATCCATCCCTGGCCAATGTCACCGCGGGGGGCAATAGGGCCCGGGAGTATCAGCCGGATTTTATCATCGCCATTGGGGGAGGCTCTCCCTTAGACGCTGCTAAGGCCATAGCCACCTTGGCGGTCAATGATATTCCCGCCGATGAGTTGTTTAGCAATCAATTTGCTCAGCGCCCCTTACCGATTGTTGCAATCCCGACAACCGCCGGGACCGGGAGTGAGGTGACGCCCTATTCCATCCTCACCGATCCAAAGCAGGAAACGAAGCGCTCCTTTTCCGTTCCCGAGGTATTTCCTGTGATTGCTTTTCTCGACTACCGTTACACTATGGGATTGCCGGTATCGGTAACCATTAATACCGGGGTCGATGCCCTGTCTCATTTGGTGGAAGGATATCTGTCTCTGCGGGCGACGGACTTTAGCAGTTTGTTGGCGCAGAGGGGAATTGAGCTGTGGGCCCAGTGTATTCCCGCGCTCAAGGCCCGGGAGTTTTCCGCCGAGGTGCGGGACAAGCTGTTGGTAGCCTCTACCCTCGGGGGCTTCACCATTTCCCATACAGGAACCACCCTGGTCCACGCCCTGGGGTACTCTCTGACCTACTACCACGGGCTTCCCCATGGTCATGCCAACGGGGTGCTGATGGGAGAGTACCTGAGATTTACCGCCCAGAGCACACCGGATAGGGTGGAGAAGGTCCTAGGCTGGTTGGGTCTAGGTTCCGTCGATGGGTTTATTGCCCTGATGGATCAATTATTGGAGACAAAACTGGAGCTGTCGGAGGCTGAGATTGGCCAATACGCGCAGAAGGCGATGAAGACCAGAAACATCTCCTTCTCCCAGGGCCAGCCGACGGAAGAGGATCTGCGCCAGATTCTCTCTGCCAGCTGTCGATAG
- a CDS encoding flavin oxidoreductase/NADH oxidase, with protein sequence MENKHQRFRYRSLDELRQDVDALGLELQFSEDVETLLSPLELEGRTIPNRLAVNPMEGCDGTADGAPGELTFRRYQRFARGGAGLIWFEATAVVPEGRANPRQLYLHPGSAPAFRELVDSTLAAAQDSLGEDFRPLTVLQLTHSGRYSRPQGERAPVIAFRDPLLDPVTGVTPQQEPITDDQLDQLLDEFVAAAKLARDVGFDAVDLKHCHRYLTSELLAAHIRPGKYGGSLENRTRFFLELVDRVRDAVGDSLIITTRLNVYDGHPYPYGWGVKPEEGSTEVCLDEPLWLVQELARRGVGLINVTAGNPYYTPHINRPYDQPLPGADVPPEHPLVGVNRLVQITKEIQRAVPEVLIQASGYSWLRQFFPNAGAAAVKQGWASIIAVGRLGFAYPDFAKDLMERGQLDPRKVCITCSKCTQIMRLGGQAGCPIRDSEVYVPILRAGLESSDS encoded by the coding sequence GTGGAGAATAAGCATCAGCGGTTTCGGTATCGCTCCCTGGATGAGCTTCGCCAAGATGTCGATGCCCTCGGCCTGGAACTGCAGTTTAGTGAAGATGTGGAGACCTTGTTGTCCCCATTAGAGTTGGAGGGACGCACCATTCCCAATCGCCTGGCCGTTAATCCCATGGAGGGGTGTGATGGCACTGCCGATGGCGCCCCCGGCGAACTGACCTTTCGTCGTTACCAGAGATTCGCCAGGGGTGGCGCTGGCCTAATCTGGTTTGAGGCCACGGCGGTGGTTCCCGAGGGCAGGGCTAATCCCCGCCAGTTGTATCTGCACCCCGGTAGTGCCCCAGCCTTTCGGGAGCTGGTGGATTCGACCCTGGCGGCGGCCCAAGATTCCCTCGGCGAAGATTTTCGTCCCTTGACGGTCCTCCAGCTAACCCATTCCGGCCGTTACAGCCGGCCCCAAGGTGAGCGGGCCCCTGTGATCGCCTTTCGGGACCCACTCTTGGATCCGGTAACGGGAGTGACACCGCAGCAGGAGCCTATTACCGATGATCAGTTGGACCAGCTATTGGATGAGTTTGTGGCTGCAGCTAAGCTGGCCCGGGATGTGGGTTTTGATGCTGTGGACTTGAAGCATTGTCATCGGTATTTAACCTCAGAATTATTGGCTGCCCATATCAGACCCGGTAAGTATGGGGGAAGTTTGGAGAATCGGACTCGCTTTTTCCTCGAGTTAGTGGACCGAGTCCGGGATGCCGTGGGTGATAGCCTGATCATCACCACCCGTCTTAATGTCTACGACGGCCATCCCTATCCCTATGGTTGGGGGGTTAAACCGGAAGAGGGCAGTACCGAAGTATGTTTGGATGAACCCCTTTGGCTGGTGCAGGAGTTGGCCCGCCGTGGCGTCGGCCTGATTAACGTCACCGCCGGCAACCCCTATTACACGCCCCATATCAATCGCCCCTATGATCAGCCTCTGCCCGGGGCCGATGTACCTCCGGAGCATCCTCTGGTGGGGGTCAATCGCCTGGTGCAGATCACTAAGGAGATCCAAAGGGCGGTGCCGGAGGTTCTCATCCAGGCCAGTGGATACAGCTGGTTGCGGCAGTTCTTCCCCAACGCCGGGGCCGCGGCGGTAAAGCAGGGCTGGGCCTCCATCATCGCAGTGGGTCGCCTGGGCTTTGCTTACCCGGATTTTGCCAAGGACTTGATGGAAAGGGGTCAGTTGGACCCAAGGAAGGTCTGCATCACCTGTTCCAAGTGTACCCAGATTATGCGTCTGGGGGGACAGGCGGGATGTCCCATTCGCGACAGTGAAGTGTACGTGCCTATTCTTCGAGCGGGTTTGGAAAGTTCTGATTCGTAA
- a CDS encoding outer membrane beta-barrel protein — translation MKKAVLSVGLVVLLMCTLAIGAAAQTVSVGVDRWFATAEIEEEGLSAEASGNLTTIKGELRATERIGVNLSYSFGETDNFTADGYELSDSALELGWLQFGADYLVAPGVKVGAGYLTGAMDDRVTEGSGDYGPYAVVPMDASYSEDVLDFSGLYLTASGELPIAQGITLKGEVKYSPFITGEAFDGEEVDITFTAFDIGLGYHLGAFEITGGYRCQSFDVDFDGYPVDFSYSGLYLGAVFRF, via the coding sequence GTGAAAAAGGCAGTCTTGAGTGTAGGGTTGGTGGTTTTGTTAATGTGTACACTGGCGATTGGGGCTGCAGCTCAGACAGTGAGTGTGGGTGTTGATCGGTGGTTTGCTACCGCTGAAATCGAAGAAGAGGGATTGTCTGCCGAAGCATCGGGCAACCTGACTACCATCAAGGGTGAACTGAGGGCTACAGAAAGGATTGGAGTTAATCTTTCCTACAGTTTTGGGGAGACCGATAATTTCACAGCCGATGGTTATGAGCTTTCAGACTCAGCGCTGGAATTAGGCTGGCTGCAGTTTGGAGCAGACTATCTAGTTGCTCCAGGAGTTAAGGTGGGTGCCGGCTACCTGACAGGAGCAATGGATGATCGTGTCACTGAAGGGTCAGGGGACTATGGCCCCTATGCAGTAGTACCTATGGACGCTAGCTACTCAGAGGATGTCCTAGACTTCTCCGGGTTGTATCTTACCGCTTCCGGTGAGCTGCCGATAGCTCAGGGAATTACCCTGAAGGGTGAAGTGAAATATTCGCCTTTCATCACCGGTGAAGCCTTCGACGGCGAAGAAGTCGATATCACCTTCACAGCCTTTGATATCGGATTGGGATATCACTTGGGCGCCTTTGAAATCACCGGTGGGTATCGGTGCCAGAGCTTTGACGTGGACTTCGATGGGTATCCCGTCGACTTCAGTTACTCGGGCCTGTACCTGGGAGCAGTCTTTAGATTCTAA
- a CDS encoding Gfo/Idh/MocA family oxidoreductase, translating into MIKVAMLSGWHVHAKGYARQANSIPGVEVAAIWDEEPSRGEAWAEELGVPFYADLDELLAVDDIDGVIVDTPTNMHREVIVKAAKAGKHIFTEKVLALTVEDCEAIAEAVKEAGVKFAISYPHQVMPRMIFAKQVLDSGVLGQVTLLRIRNAHNGASAGWLPPHFYDPVACGGGALMDLGAHGMYLTRWLLGMPESVNAALTFVTGKEVEDNAVTFMKYEDGCIAIQETGFVSSQSPFSLEIYGTEGSLLIQGPNQTITFATNSSGEGGISGWIVPSRLPQPGVSPMEQWIEGIRNDAPIDFGVEDGIALTQLMVAAYQAHETGTWVKLADL; encoded by the coding sequence GTGATTAAAGTAGCGATGTTAAGTGGTTGGCACGTACACGCAAAGGGATATGCTAGACAGGCCAATAGTATCCCGGGAGTAGAGGTGGCAGCAATTTGGGACGAGGAGCCCAGTCGCGGTGAAGCCTGGGCCGAAGAATTGGGAGTTCCCTTCTATGCTGATCTCGATGAGCTGCTAGCTGTCGATGACATCGATGGCGTCATCGTCGATACTCCCACCAACATGCACCGGGAAGTGATCGTGAAGGCGGCCAAGGCCGGCAAGCATATCTTCACCGAGAAGGTATTGGCCCTTACCGTCGAGGATTGTGAAGCTATCGCCGAGGCGGTCAAGGAAGCCGGTGTCAAGTTTGCGATTTCTTATCCCCATCAAGTGATGCCTCGCATGATCTTCGCGAAGCAGGTACTGGACAGCGGAGTTTTGGGACAAGTTACTTTGCTGCGCATCCGTAACGCCCACAACGGTGCCAGTGCCGGTTGGCTGCCTCCCCACTTCTATGATCCTGTAGCCTGTGGCGGTGGCGCTTTGATGGACCTCGGTGCCCACGGAATGTATCTGACCCGCTGGTTGCTGGGAATGCCCGAGAGCGTCAATGCAGCCTTGACCTTTGTCACCGGTAAGGAAGTCGAGGACAACGCGGTCACCTTCATGAAGTATGAGGACGGATGTATCGCTATCCAAGAGACGGGATTTGTCTCCAGCCAGTCTCCCTTCTCCCTGGAGATTTATGGTACCGAGGGCAGCCTGTTGATTCAAGGTCCCAACCAGACCATTACCTTTGCCACCAACAGCTCCGGCGAGGGCGGCATTTCCGGCTGGATCGTTCCCAGTCGTCTACCACAACCGGGAGTCAGCCCCATGGAGCAGTGGATCGAGGGCATTCGCAACGACGCTCCCATCGACTTTGGCGTAGAGGATGGTATTGCCCTGACCCAGCTGATGGTCGCTGCCTATCAGGCCCATGAAACTGGAACTTGGGTGAAGTTAGCGGATCTATAA
- a CDS encoding methyltransferase, protein MKIAVDVLGIKLSLTTDERLFSPRGLDAGTRAMLETVSVSHEDRVLDLGCGYGVVGLALAKAYRPRQVTMVDVDPVAVQVAAANVAALDWSEGDTEIEVLESDGFANLAGRKFTLILSNPPYHTDFSVAKEFIESGYSHLEPEGWMYLVVKRRKWYENKLRSVFGGVKVIAQDGYWVMAAQRRREGVNRPHPVQTKTTRKHAKRQARAMSRRGRRM, encoded by the coding sequence GTGAAGATTGCCGTTGACGTGCTAGGGATAAAGCTATCTTTGACCACCGATGAGCGGCTCTTTTCGCCCCGTGGTCTGGATGCCGGCACTAGAGCAATGCTGGAGACCGTCTCGGTCAGTCACGAGGATCGGGTGCTGGACTTGGGCTGTGGCTATGGAGTGGTCGGTTTGGCTCTGGCCAAGGCCTACCGTCCCCGGCAAGTGACGATGGTGGACGTGGACCCGGTGGCGGTGCAAGTGGCTGCCGCCAACGTTGCCGCCCTTGATTGGTCAGAGGGTGATACGGAAATAGAAGTCTTGGAAAGTGATGGTTTCGCCAATTTAGCCGGACGCAAGTTTACTCTTATTCTGTCTAACCCACCCTATCATACCGACTTTTCCGTCGCGAAGGAGTTTATAGAATCGGGATACTCCCACCTGGAGCCGGAGGGCTGGATGTATCTTGTTGTCAAGCGCCGGAAGTGGTATGAGAACAAGCTGCGCAGTGTTTTTGGTGGTGTTAAGGTCATCGCCCAGGATGGATACTGGGTAATGGCAGCGCAAAGGCGCAGGGAAGGGGTTAACAGACCTCACCCGGTGCAAACTAAAACCACCAGGAAGCATGCTAAGCGTCAAGCAAGAGCGATGAGCAGACGAGGCAGGCGTATGTAA
- a CDS encoding sugar phosphate isomerase/epimerase translates to MAKTPIGLQLFTVRDLLQEDFVGTLEKVAELGYDGVEFAGYGDLTPTELKKVLDDLGLKAAGAHVPLEMLESDLDRVIEYHQTLESKFVSCPYVVEERRNDWPAIAQSLAKIAPRLKENGIQLLYHNHDFEFEKIDGQYVLDYLFSTLGSDLIQAELDIYWVTRAGEDPAAYIEKYSGRVPIVHLKDMADDENRSFAEVGEGIIDLEPIFAAAEANGVEWYIVEQDICQRPPLESAKLSLENLRRMGK, encoded by the coding sequence GTGGCGAAGACACCGATTGGACTCCAACTCTTTACAGTGAGAGACCTGCTGCAGGAGGACTTTGTCGGAACTCTAGAAAAGGTAGCTGAGCTTGGCTACGACGGTGTCGAGTTTGCCGGCTACGGTGACCTGACACCTACGGAGTTGAAGAAGGTACTCGATGACCTCGGCCTGAAGGCCGCCGGAGCCCACGTCCCCCTGGAGATGTTGGAGTCGGACCTCGACCGAGTAATTGAGTATCATCAGACCTTGGAGAGCAAGTTCGTATCTTGCCCCTATGTCGTTGAGGAGCGAAGAAATGATTGGCCGGCCATTGCCCAATCTCTGGCGAAAATAGCTCCTCGCCTCAAGGAAAATGGAATTCAGCTACTGTACCACAACCACGACTTTGAGTTTGAGAAGATCGACGGACAATATGTACTTGATTACCTCTTCAGTACTTTGGGTTCAGACCTGATACAGGCTGAATTAGACATCTACTGGGTGACTCGGGCCGGCGAGGATCCCGCCGCTTACATTGAGAAGTACTCCGGTCGAGTACCCATCGTTCACCTCAAGGACATGGCCGACGATGAGAACCGGTCCTTTGCCGAGGTAGGCGAGGGAATTATCGATCTGGAGCCGATCTTTGCCGCTGCTGAGGCTAACGGCGTAGAGTGGTACATAGTTGAACAGGATATCTGTCAGCGTCCACCACTGGAAAGTGCCAAACTCAGCCTGGAGAATCTGCGGCGAATGGGTAAATAG